The Mauremys mutica isolate MM-2020 ecotype Southern chromosome 1, ASM2049712v1, whole genome shotgun sequence genome has a segment encoding these proteins:
- the TMEM140 gene encoding transmembrane protein 140 yields MGLLKQRTGACQLYWSMLLLAAGSFFLLLYALMWEAGNIINLPHKRIGFYNFCLWNQTAGELQCLEFKDLMDMGVDQFQLVLARLCVYTVQVLCSFSPFLIIQAQYANTREAWEVTFVVLGLSAALLAGGLGLFLFQAWGCIQISELSGGFMALAGAQALLLLQLFAAAMYLMWFKEVLETGSPSPEEQQV; encoded by the coding sequence ATGGGTCTGTTGAAGCAGAGAACTGGGGCGTGCCAGCTGTATTGGAGCATGCTCCTCCTGGCTGCAGGgtcctttttcttgttgctctaTGCCCTGATGTGGGAAGCTGGGAACATCATCAACCTTCCCCACAAAAGAATCGGCTTCTACAACTTCTGCCTGTGGAACCAGACGGCTGGAGAGCTGCAGTGCCTAGAATTCAAGGACCTGATGGACATGGGGGTTGACCAGTTTCAGCTAGTGCTGGCAAGGCTCTGTGTATACACTGTCCAGGTCCTCTGTAGCTTCTCCCCATTTTTAATCATACAGGCCCAATATGCAAACACCAGAGAGGCCTGGGAAGTGACGTTTGTGGTGCTGGGCCTCTCGGCTGCTCTTCTGGCTGGTGGCCTTGGCTTGTTTCTGTTCCAGGCCTGGGGTTGCATTCAAATTTCTGAACTCAGTGGGGGTTTCATGGCACTAGCtggggctcaggccctgctgctgctccagcttttTGCTGCTGCTATGTACCTCATGTGGTTCAAGGAGGTTCTTGAAACGGGCAGCCCTTCCCCTGAGGAGCAGcaggtctga